Proteins encoded in a region of the Salvelinus sp. IW2-2015 unplaced genomic scaffold, ASM291031v2 Un_scaffold2242, whole genome shotgun sequence genome:
- the LOC112073361 gene encoding neuroligin-3-like, with product MFHYTSTTTKVPPSETTQNALSTKKTWPFNTKRPPMSPAYNNEDNEAWNGDEETGPLVIENPRDYSTELSVTIAVGASLLFLNVLAFAALYYRKDKRREAXXGRRGQPSPQTRHGQATSNDIXHHQXPNEEEIMSLQINQTHHECEAMGVGNPGNDXGLRLASLPDYTLTLRRSPEDIPLMTPNTITMIPNSLVGMPNLHPYNTFTAGFNSTGLPHSHSTTRV from the exons ATGTTCCACtacacctctaccaccaccaag GTCCCCCCGTCCGAGACGACCCAGAACGCCCTGTCCACTAAGAAGACGTGGCCCTTCAACACCAAGCGGCCCCCCATGTCCCCGGCCTACAACAACGAGGATAATGAGGCGTGGAACGGAGACGAGGAGACCGGCCCGTTGGTCATAGAGAACCCCAGGGACTACTCTACGGAGCTCAGCGTCACCATCGCCGTGGGAGCCTCGCTGCTCTTCCTCAACGTTCTAGCCTTCGCAGCGCTTTACTACCGGAAGGATAAACGGAGGGAGGCRTRGGSAGGTCGCCGCGGTCAACCCAGCCCACAGACCCGCCACGGCCAGGCTACGTCCAACGACATCYGRCACCACCAGSGTCCCAACGAGGAGGAGATCATGTCCCTGCAGATCAACCAGACGCACCACGAGTGTGAGGCGATGGGGGTGGGGAACCCGGGGAATGACGYYGGGCTGCGTCTGGCCTCGCTTCCCGACTACACTCTGACCCTGCGGAGGTCACCGGARGACATCCCTCTGATGACCCCCAATACCATCACCATGATCCCAAACTCTCTTGTGGGGATGCCCAACCTGCACCCTTACAACACTTTCACAGCCGGGTTCAACTCCACCGGCCTGCCCCACTCCCACTCCACCACCCGGGTATAG